Within the Buteo buteo chromosome 2, bButBut1.hap1.1, whole genome shotgun sequence genome, the region TTTTAAGATTAAATGTTGTGACTGATTAAAATGTGTGCATTTTCATACATAGAGCCAGACAATACAGTCTTTTagcagtgtttatttttgtaaaaaaaaaaaaggaaaccaatgAATTTGAAAGGAAGTCATCATATCTGTCTTTTGATTGCacacttttaaacaaaaataatacagagtggagagtgaaaaaaacaatttttatgttGCTACTTCAAAATAACACCTAAGTCTATGAatgttcaaaatgaaaatatatatacctAGAATGCTAAAATGTCTATTTTACATTATCTACAAAATGTATGTTCTAATCCAGCCACAAATCATAGGGAAATACTTTGATACATGAGGAAAGCTATAAACATAAGAACATTCTGGAGGGAAATAACACACATAAAAGCTCATTAAATAATTACAACAACAAATAAATAGTTTGTTCAGCTTTACTTTTTGATTGCTGCcatgcatattttaatttttggtaTACTGAGATAAGAGAAAGGTCAGCATGCAAGgcattttttttagaattaatCTGAAAGCAGATACTAGGtgtatttttaagctgttgTCAGAAGTTCATAAGACATGATATAGAAGGCAATAGACTTGATAACTGTTCTCATGAAAACACACAACAAAGCATCTTTTTACAAAATAGACTTCAGTGAATATTTATGGCAAATTTTCTTTGCCTCCATGGctggagaaaatgtaaaagtttATAGTGTAGGTTTGGAAAGCTTGTGTTATTCCCCATCTTGAGTATTTGGAAAATCACCCAAAAGGTCCACATGCTGAGAATGCCCCTTTTGATTTTGGTCAAAGCAGTAAGCATGTAGTGTCAGCTGAGAACATAGCAATGGCAGACTTGTCTTTAAGCAGTCAGAATGGTAAAGCAAATGATTACAGGCGAGTTCAGTTTTGGCACGAGGAGAGGGAGATGAGAGAGGAGAGAATGTCTGACTTCTAACTTGTACTATGTTTGCTGGATTTACtggctcttttcctctctttgtgGTGCTGGATGGGTTTTGCTTGAGAGGTTCCCTCAAAGTTGTGGCTGGACTCATTGTGCTGTCTGGTGTATCGCTTGCACTTGCAGGCTGTGACCACAGTTATTTTGTAGGTTCTTATACTTCCATCCTGGCACTGAAGCTGGATCCTCTGGGTGCGAGTTTTGTCATTGACACATCTCCACTCTTGCGAGCTCCGCCTGCTCCAGTACTTGGTTCCATAACCTCCTCCAATCCAGTTGGGGAGCAGTGGCAAAGGGAGGCATTCACCAGCACACACCAGCTCCTTCAGTGGATTGATGCTGGTGCACTGGCCATCTGAAATGTACTTGGTGGATCTCAGTTCCCGACAGCCAACTTGAACGCGATCTGCAGAATGCACAGAATAATAAACACTGAGATTCAGAATGAAGAGATTTCCTTAACCAGTCATTTTTGCATTAACAAGCTATGTTTTGCAGAAGTTACAGTAGGCTGTAATCTTTACAGGACATCTCTTTACTGTTGTGTCCCCCAACACAAGAGCCTCAAGCGCTGATGGTATCTCTGGGTATTACCACAGCATAAAGAAATCATAATGATATGCACTTCAGCAGTTGTGGTAGAAGAGGCAATTTTATTCTCTATCCTTCTTCTCAGGGACATACgttttagaagagaaaaaatgccCCAAGGGAAGAAATGCTTCCTGCTTGTTCTCAGTCTAGGGAATCTGCTCTGTGATGTTTACAACAATTATGTGGGATCATTAGCAAGGGGGAAAATAGTGCTTTGGAAACTGTTTATACACTTTTAAATGGATTTCAAATAGTGCGTTTCTTCTCATTCCACAGTTACAGTGCACTGAGTCTCCCAtgagtgctgctgctctgaacaCAGATACTGCAGAAGCGATAACAGCTGGAATTACCAGAGAATGGTGTTCTGCATATAAAGTTTGAATGATTAGCAGTAACGATTTCAGAGTGGTCATTTTGCCTTCAGGGTAACACCATCTTTGTATCTGTAGTAGTCTTTATATTATGTGTAACATAGAGGATCCTGCAAATTCTCTCAGGCGACTGACATAGAATCAACATGCAGAGCTTCTCATACAGGCATGTTTGTACCCGTCTGTATGTGCAGCTCTGCACCCTGCAATAAACACaactgtttatttcagtaattaCACTTTGAAATAAACGCCCACAGTACGCTTAATTTTAATAAGCAATCTTTACTGGCTGTGCTCTCCCTCTTTCTGAAGGACAATTACGGCGCAGATTCTACACACAATGCAATTAACTAACGCCTTTAAAATAGAAGTAATTACTAGAAACATTTTAGAGTGAATCATAAAAGGCTTTGAAGGTACATCTACATATCACAGCTACAGGCTGCTTCTGTTTCTACTTGGATTTTTGGAAGCAAGTCCTGAACAGAGGCACTGGGTTAAGATTACTTCACCCTGTCCCCTGTGTCTCAGGATGGGCAGTCAGAGGGACTGTAAATCTGCAGGCTGATCCGAGGGACTGTTTACGGGgctgttttcctgcctgccttGCAGAAAAGCTTCAAGCTTGCCTTCCTGCAGCTGCACTCAGGAATGTACCTGGAAGCAGCTGGTCACAGATTTGTCTCTCCTTCTGTTTTTGTGTCTTTCCTGGCTCGTCTTTCCTCCAGTGACAGCTCATTGACAATGAATACCTGCTGGGCTGCTCCAGTAATCTCATAATGATGAGATGTTTCCTGTGCACTTAAACCCCTTAGCGTTCATAGAAGCTGACACACCTGGCTTAGCTGAAAGGTACCGGTGTCACTTTTTGCCTTCACTTTCCAGGGATGAGCCTATTTTTATCGAATTGTTGTGGGTGGGTTGGGGGCGCGTTTCGCTGTTtggatttctttcattttaaggaggcgggcaggggagggagcagaTAAAGTCAGCGGAAGGTTTCCAGATCCCCATGTATCTGACATACGTATATAAAACTCAGCAGGAAAAGACTAGCTATAAAAAGGCAAGTTAGAGCAGAGATCGTAGGAAAATTACGAGCTGATTTGTTTACTTTTGCTGGAGGTGTTAAGCAGGAAAGTGCTACAGCAGGAAGTAAAACTAAAGAGCGGGAACAAAATTCAGcgttttttattgcatttgaaaAGTAGCCCAGACACCTCCCCTGCCCGCAGTGGGAGGGCGAGTTCGGAAAGCGAGGGCTTTGGCAATGCCTCTCACTCCCGTTCCTTTACCGTGCTTCCCTGCCGGATAACCCGTAGAACCCGGCGTTCCTGGGTGAACCTCCCTCGGGAAGTAACCTGCCCGAGAGAGCCGGTCCTACAGGACTCGCACGGGGGAGGGAGGCTTGCCTGGGGGCCGCCCGGCGAGGCCGGTCCCAGCCGGGAACCAGCGGCATCTTCCCTCGCCCCGGCTTCCCCGAGGCGCCGGTTCGCTGTAGCGCCGgacgcggggcggcggcggggggggcgaaGCGCGCTGCAGCGGGGCGCCGCGGCTGCGGCTGCGGCTGCGGCTGCGGccgcggccggggggggctccgctcccggggccgggccgggagggGCTGCCGCCGGGGCGCCCCGCCGGCGGAGGGCCGAGGGCTGCGGGACGCGGTGGGAGCGCCGCCGGTGCGATACTCACTGTTGCGGTCGGATCCAGCGCTGGTGTAGTGCCTGCCTCCGTTCCTGGCTTGGTTCATCGTGCTGTTGCTGCTTGGGCTCGCTGCGGCAGGTTTGACGACGTGTGAATAAAGTATCTCTGTGGCATCGTTCTTGAAAGCCGAGTAGCTTTTCGTGAAGATGCAAGCTAGGAGAAAGCCGTAGAAGTGAACGGCAGGGAGAAGCATGGTCGGTTCAGCCTCTGTCTGACAGAGCCGGatgaaatctttttcttctgcttcttctggGTAACTCTGCAATTGCTCTTGAAGGTTTCCTTTATATATTCAGAGAGGCTTGGCATTCATTCAGGTGTAAAGTTGTGGATAGCTTCAGAATGAAAACCCACAAAAGGGGTGGGATCCCTACATGAGCCTGCGAAGACCTTTTACCAATAGGAGGGAAGACTGCAGTAAAGGAGGAGTTAGATGCACTAATTGCAGGATTCCTATTTGGGGCTTTTGAGGGTATCAGAAAACTCTTCGGCACCACGCAGCAGATGTGGAGGCTGCCGGCTCTGCCCTGCCGTTCCGCATGGCCCTGCATGCCTGGCATTTTTGTGTGATGTGACTAACAGTGTCAGTATGAGTCTCTCTTGCTCCTGTTAGGCAAAGTTATGTCCCCTCTTCTCGAATGTGACTTTCAGAAAACTTGGCAGCTCTGTAAGGATGCAAAAGTTTATAGAACTTACAGAAGACTGCTAGTTACACAAATACTGTCTGCAATATACCAAGAtcacttacaaaaaaaatactgtgaataATTTAAAGCTGCCTCTAGATGCTTTAAATTATGCAGCTTTGATCAACAAGGAGCACTGCTAGAGAAACTACTTGTTTTAGGGGAATATTCTCTCCCTGGTGTGCAGAGTTACAAGTATGTATTTCTGTATCACCACACATAAAAAGTATCTCCTCTAGGCTCCTTAGTACAAGCATCCATATTCATAGCCTCACACTATGCTCATTCACCAAACTAGTCTTTTTTAGTTTTGTACATTGCCTAGAgcattcttctatttttaatgtattatttcatgcggtaaagaaaacaaagaggaaagagtaatccttattttttcatactgttttACTATCTCACACACTTAATtgattttacataaaattacaTTGCCCAAATCCAAATGCTAGTGTAAATTGAGATGCTTTTGGTAGGGCAATGCTTGGCTGCATCATGGTGAATGCTCTATAgattttcattataaataaaacaacagtGATCAACACTGAAATCTATAGTGGTCTAATTAAAAGGAAAcctttttctggggaaaaagcaCAACCACGCAGGAGGCCATATTATGTAAAGGTTAGACTCTAATCTCACTTACACACCTTGTAACTGAGTTGAAATCTATAGTCATTCTGGATTTTATTTGCTGTAACGGAAGCAGAAGTGGAACACAGGCCAGTTACCTCTACTGTCAGGGTcaaaatctcaatcattcagAGAAGACAACTTCCTTTCATCGAAGTCACAAGCAGTCATTTGTCTGTATCAGCAACACTTTCCTCTTGCATCACTAAGAAAGTTACCCTGGATTTCAGCAGCAGTAAGGACAGATCCACAGTAAGTGCCAAATTGATAGCCTTTGCTTAaaagacacaggaaaaacagGAGTGTTGCAAGGTGACGTGAGTTTTACTGGCAGAGCTGTGTGTGGGGAAGTTGAGTTGATTGCCTGCATCTATTATGACTAGCCCAACCCAGTTCTGGAATAACAAGAATGTTGCAAGGCAGAGTGAGATCTTTCAGCAATGTATGGAGGAGTGGGATCACTGCTAACCCCTGACAAGCTCCAAGTTCCACTCTCATAGAACATCTTTAACCACAAAAGCAAAGATGttcattttatcttccttttaaaaataagtagaaaGTTTCCTTAAGCAAATTATCACTGATGATATGTACATTACAGATCATTAATATTTgagcattatttttcttcaacagcAGCTAACCAAAGGTCTACTTTGTTGATGTTCAAGTCctacttcattttttctcatATTCACAGATCATACAGATCTTCACACATCTCACCTTCCCTGCAGGATAGTCTCTGTGGTGAACTGAGCCAATATAATTAAAAGCATGGAACCCATTTTCCAGTTATCCACAGTACCTGTGGATACCAGTCAGGGGACCTCTTCCCAGTAGAAAGATTTCCCCACATTAGACAAGACTTGTGAAAGTCAGAAGTTTCCTTGAGagctcttttctttgaaataaggCATATAATCTTCTCACAGGAAAAGTGAGTGGGACCTTGGAGTAGCTATAGGACTGGGTCTGCAAGGAGCTTGCTATAAGCCTCAACCTCTTCAGCTTTCAATGAAAGCTAAAAGTCATCCTTTCAAATTTGGACTATTTGAAACCACGTTTGTCACATACTTCTTTTGGTCTTCTCACTTAGAGAAGGAAGACCTCAAGACAAGCCTCTTAGAGCCTTTGTAAAGGAAAAGTTTGCCCCTGAATTTGCCACAGGAAAGATAATTTGGATTACctcatttttctctgcactAGACACAGAGTagacattattttaatttcatttgtattGTGCGCTTGTTACAAATACTGTACAAACATTTCATGATTTCAGTTCCTTGGTCAGTACTGTCAGCCTCCATGCTTTGAAAGGGAAGCAGGCTTTTGAGGAGTTTGTCAGTTAATTTGATTTATACTTTTGTTTGTCAAACCTAGAGTATGCGgacttttactttttctgagTCTTTCTGAGAGAGATTAGAAGTCGCGTGAGGGGAAGCGTTGCTGGTCAGTCAAATTTGGTTATTCTCCCTGAGCGATCTTCATCATCAAAAAGTGTTTCTTGATGCTTAGCTCAGAATATTTTCTGCTATCATTAGTTAGATGATTGTGATAAGTTCTCAAAGGTGAAGGCTATAAGTTACTCGCGTAGCCTCCAAAATAGACTTATACAACATACAGTCTGTCCTTATTCTAGTCAGATTCGATGGTTTGTGTAGAACATTGCTCTGTGCTTAATCTGTAATATTGGCCATAAGGAATATATTACACAAGGTCTTTGAAGTCTGTACTGGCTTCCTTTTTGCCTCTGGGCATAACTTGGGATGTTCTGATTGATCTATAAAAGCCTATATGCTTTGAGTCCTAGGCAATAAATTCTCTCTCCTTTATCTTCCATTATGATGCTTAAGATCAGCCAGGGCATACTGACTATACCTGAGTGTCTGGAGAGGTTGGATGCTCAGCATGAAAGTCCCGGGAGACTGGATTTCACTGCTCCTACGGATCCACGAGAACTCCTTTCTGTTGCTTGGCATGGTGTAAAGGCCATTGTTTAGTCAGATCCTTGAAAGATGACTGTGAGGAAGGTTCAGGGAAGAAACCCGTTAACcagattaatttaaatgtttgtaCATTTACCCGGGTAAAAAGTGCTACATTTAACTACACGCTTTTTTCAGCTTAACTGCTTCTTGTATCTTAACAGCCTTGCTTCTGAATGAACCTAAACATAGTGGTAAAGCCATCCATCACTCTTCAGAGAGAATGGTATCCAGAGTTATCCACAccttaaatctttctttcttcattttctgtgatgGAAAAACTACGTTTCTCTCCATAGTCACAGAATAATACAAGGCATATGTTCTGTAAAGATCCCAAAAGAGAACTCCCTTCTTCATGGTCATTTATAAGTCTGTCAGGATCCTATCCTCCATGTTTCTTAGACACTATAATGATGTCCAAAGGGCAAAGTTTTGTGTGGAGTGCACACACCTGTCTAGCAGCACAAAAGAGCCACAGGGAATAGAAGGGTATGCACTGACAAGTACAAATGACTGCCAGAGAGCCTTGTCTTTGCAAACCACATGATCACTGAACATGCACAAAATAAGAAGGAATTCCcaatttttcataaaacttgGCCTGCccagttttaaaaatgacagGGAAAGGCCAGAAATAGAATGAAGGCTGCATGGAAAGAATGGTTCAAAATTcgtttttatatttttattgttagtCCCAAAGAGAAGACCATTAGAGCATTGCACTTCTGACTTGTTTCCAAAGGCAGATACTTTAAGTACAGGCTCAGATAAAtgactgcaaaaaaagaaactgacaTTTATTACTTTGCAccttaaaacagaaatgactGTCAGGCTATTTTCTGTTAAGCAATAAGCATATTAGTAATGTACttcaaagcagcatgaaatgtGATTTGGAGCATGATAAGAGAACTTGTCTGAAAGTGAGGTAAAATGGTAATAAATGCAACTGTTGAGAACTTGTAAGCTGTTGTGCAACAAGTTAGCATAGTTTTAAAGCTCATACAGATAACATGTTAGAGAACCAAGATACTGTCCCCACCCCTCGCAAATTCTCAAACCAGATTTTTTGAATACTGAGGTTTTTCTGTACTAAGTggtactttttaattttctcagtaAATTACATTTGAGAGATTCAATGGAAAACATAACATATATTCTCATTAACGAGAATGACTAATTAGTTCTGATTTATGTCTTCTTCATCTCCTTAAGATTTCttattacaattttatttttttctacttgctCTTATACATAATGTagacagaataatttaggtcaGGCTGTGGCTTCAAAGGAGGCAATTTATCACTTTTAtcaaaaaaaagacattaaataaactgaaaagggggaaatatttaagtttattttgaaattctaGGAACATTTACAGTAGAGTGAAGAACTGTCTGCACTAATTATAATTGCCACATCTTCTTGAACATTTGCAGTAAGATTTTAAGACCAGATGGAAGACAATGTGGCTTATTATCatccaaaacacattttatgatTTCTGCATATattgaagaagaaagaaaaccaaaacggggttttacaaatgaaaaaatatgagAATAACAGCATGTTTATTTGTGGTAACATTTTTGGAAGTTCTTAGGTGACACTGAAATCTAATACTTCTATTTTAAAGAGATTTAGGGCaataaagcaggattttttttaatatacatagaCACTGATGTCAACTGGACTTCGGTATCTACATACTTTCTAAAATGTTGCCCTAAGGAGTGAAAGTCCTATTGATTTTCAGTGAGCCAGTTGcttaaaagcttttgaaaattttacccTCGGGTTAAAATTCTGAAACTCCTACTCAATGTTAAGCAGGCAAGGTCCCATCAACATGCCCCAGttgcaaataaaatggaaactgAGTAAAGGTTTTGAAGTCTGACTTGTTTCTTTACATGTAATTAACTGAACTCTTAATATATCACTATGTTTCAGTAAACTGCTTTGTGTTTCTAATTATGTGGTCTGAAATGATtacagtgtatttaaaaaatgcacacTCTACAACAAACCAGCTAAGAAAATCTGGCATAGTGTCAGGATTTCCTAGGCAAACACTTGCCAAACCTGTTGTTAGATCCGAAGTCgtaatttaaaaacaagccTACAAGGTATCTGGAAGAAGatccctctttccttccttctacTCTGTCTCCCACTCCCTTACAAGGAAATCGTTTTACCTTATCAAAACAGAACAGTTACTGACATTTGTCTTCTGGTAAGAAACCTATCCCTGCTACGTTCAGGTTTTAGATTTGGCTAGTGCATATtcttgttaaggaaaaaaagttaccttcACCAGGAATGTTAGTGTCCAAATTCTTCAATCAGATAAACATGCACAACTCCCTACTGAAATTAAGGAAGTACCTGAGGGCAAAACCTGGCCCCAAATTAGAATTTTAATAATTGTAATACTGTGTAATCTTTTCCCTGCCAAGAGACAGAAATGGCCCATCCTGCACAACAAATTCACAGACTTACCACACACTTGGTATCAGGGTTTCACTTATAACCTGTGAATCAGAATATAATTGAACAAAGTATATACagcttattttattaaaattaatctgtCCAATATTACGGCGCATTTGTAATAAtgttattatatatatatataaaatatatatgatatatataaACCAGCAAATGTTTCCACATTATCACtccaaacacagttttaaaCACTGGGAACCTTAATTAAAATGGAGATCTGTCTCTTTCTCAAAGGATCTATAAGAATAT harbors:
- the SOSTDC1 gene encoding sclerostin domain-containing protein 1, giving the protein MLLPAVHFYGFLLACIFTKSYSAFKNDATEILYSHVVKPAAASPSSNSTMNQARNGGRHYTSAGSDRNNRVQVGCRELRSTKYISDGQCTSINPLKELVCAGECLPLPLLPNWIGGGYGTKYWSRRSSQEWRCVNDKTRTQRIQLQCQDGSIRTYKITVVTACKCKRYTRQHNESSHNFEGTSQAKPIQHHKERKRASKSSKHSTS